ACCAAAATAAAAAAATTAATAACTCCAGCACAATTTACAGCCCTTACCCCTTTATTACCAAAATCGGCTCAGTCCCTTACACCACTAGCACAAATGTTGTTTTAATAGCGATACTTATTAATAATACGAAAACCGATTAAAGCAATTTAATCGGTTTTTTGCTATCTATTCATTACATCAGTAAGATAAAGATCAGGAGCTATTTCCTGCTATTCGTTTCAATCTTGTGGGCTGAACCCCAGCCCACAAGGATTTCCACTACTATCAGGGCTAGGGCATCAGGTTTCATAAAAACTTTTTTAAGAATAAGACACAGAGGCAAACTATACAAATCGAATAGTACACTATACAATTTGTATAGTTCACATATCTATTTAGTAGCTACAACTATAATTTTAGTATAGTATAACATTCAAAATTTAATGGCACATGTATACAAATAATACGGCATAGCCATTCATTTACTATAGCATAGCCATACAAATAATATAGTACAGCCTATCATTTAGCATAGCACAACCTTACATTTTACATAGATAGCCAATAAATTAGTATGCAACCACCTTCATTTTGGTATAGTACTACCTTACATTTTGTATAGACAACCTATAAATTAGTATAGTACAACCATACATTTAGCATAGACCCCTTCCTATTTATTATGCTCCTCCCTATTAAACAGATAACATGACCTTACATTTAATAAAGCCTCAGTAAGTATTTTTAATAAATAAATTCGTATTTTTATAATAACATCTAACTTTTACTAAATTATGATTACAATAAAAACAGGCGAAATACTCACAGCATACTGCAACCGCAAAGGAGTTCTTAAAAGCAGACTATCACAAAAAACTGGCATCGAATATCAATCACTTTTAAAACACCTTAGATCAAATACATTGAGAGTAGATCTCTTGCTGAAAATTTCGGAAGGTTTGGAACATAACTTTTTCATGGACATAGCTGCTCAACTCCCAAAAAGCTATTCTAGTGATATCTCCCTAAATGAATCACTTATTAATGAAAACGAAACTTTGAAAGAAAAAATAAAACTCTTAGAAACCGAAAAAAACATTTTATTGCAGGTAACTGGAGTCAAAGGGTAATTCGAGATATTATAAAGCATCAAAAAACAATAAAACTTTTATTTATTTGTGATGATGCTCCTTTTCAGATATTTAAGTCTAGAATTGCTAATTATAATTGGATTCCTTTTCTTTGCTTATCGAACATATTATTATATTCAAAAAAACAACAGAAAACACATAACGATAATAAAATCAAATAAATAAAACTAATTATGGAAATATTAAAAAAATCATCAGGTTATATTTTAATACTAATTGCTATACTACTATCAATTGCAGTAATAGCAACTTTTCCAAATAATATTGAACAATGCATTACAAAATTTAAAGAATCAGGAACTATAGGCATAGCCTATCTTTTTGGATCCTTAATTGGAGATGTAATATTTATTTTTATAATACTATTTATGATAAAAAGTGGCTTAAAACTAATTAAAAAAGACAGGAAAAGTAATAATTCAATTAAACAAATTGAATTGTAAAAGACTACTGGCCCGATTGCCCATATTTACAACCAAGAAAAGGAAACATATAACGAAACTCTTGCTTATCAAAAATGGACCACTACAATAAAGCCATTACATATACATTCACAAAGTACAGTTTCGGCTGTACTTTTTTATTGGGTAGAATCATAAAAAGTCACTTTTTTGTGCGTTTGTACACCAGTAAGTAACAGGTAATTCTTTCAAAATATTACATTAGAAATAAATATTTTGAAAAAAAAAGTGGCAACCTATTTTTTCTCATTGATATATCAACTACATTTGCGCCAAATAAATATATATGGTGCTAAAAAATCCTACAAAGACTGTTCTATATACGATTGAAAAAACAATAAAAGAATATAGAAAAATTGCACAGAGAAACATAGGAAAAGTTGTCAATGATATAACAGTTGATCAAGGATTAATATTAATAATACTGGATCAGAATTCTAATTACTCTCAAAAAGAAATAGCAGAATTAATTTTTAAGGATAATGCTTCAATCACCAGAATAATTGAACTAATGGTGAAGAAAGATTATCTGACAAGAAAAATAAACGAATTAGACAGAAGAAAATTCAACCTTGAAGTAACAGAAAAAGGAAAAAAAACAATTGAATTATTAACACCAGTTATACAAACCAACAGAAAAAAAGCTCTTGAAGGATTATCCCAAGAT
The Flavobacterium sp. 5 DNA segment above includes these coding regions:
- a CDS encoding MarR family winged helix-turn-helix transcriptional regulator is translated as MVLKNPTKTVLYTIEKTIKEYRKIAQRNIGKVVNDITVDQGLILIILDQNSNYSQKEIAELIFKDNASITRIIELMVKKDYLTRKINELDRRKFNLEVTEKGKKTIELLTPVIQTNRKKALEGLSQDEIESLDKILNKIITNCAN